One Microbacterium sp. No. 7 genomic window carries:
- a CDS encoding CHAD domain-containing protein: MGESETLGALVAAYADRQIATILDADERLRRGDLDAVHPTRVAIRRLRATLRTFAGVHRRKPAARLEAAVRRWGLVLGALRDLEVLDARLLADLAELGGSPASADAARRVIRDEIDDRLRTAWQDTRHELASAEHARLRDRLERWRDDPPVRKDAGLPAREARSAVDAVGHTLRKRLDRALAASRAGDPGAAELLHDARKAGKRHRYAVELALPVLDADGDVAVERGRALQDALGELQDAHVAHALLDRLADGADEVARPALRALADREAERVTDTTALLRHID; the protein is encoded by the coding sequence ATGGGTGAATCCGAGACGCTCGGCGCGCTCGTCGCCGCGTACGCCGACCGGCAGATCGCGACGATCCTGGATGCCGACGAGCGGCTGCGGCGCGGCGACCTCGACGCGGTGCACCCCACACGGGTCGCGATCCGCCGGCTCCGCGCGACGCTGCGCACCTTCGCGGGCGTCCACCGCCGCAAGCCCGCGGCGAGGCTGGAGGCCGCGGTGCGCCGATGGGGCCTCGTGCTGGGCGCGCTGCGCGACCTGGAGGTGCTCGACGCCCGCCTCCTCGCCGATCTCGCCGAGCTCGGCGGCTCTCCGGCGTCGGCCGACGCCGCCCGACGCGTCATCCGCGACGAGATCGACGACCGGCTGCGCACGGCGTGGCAGGACACGCGCCACGAGCTGGCATCCGCAGAGCACGCGCGGCTGCGCGACCGGCTGGAGCGCTGGCGCGACGACCCGCCCGTGCGAAAGGATGCCGGCCTGCCCGCCCGCGAGGCGCGCAGCGCCGTCGACGCGGTCGGCCACACCCTGCGGAAGCGCCTCGACCGCGCCCTCGCGGCGAGCCGCGCGGGCGACCCGGGCGCCGCCGAGCTGCTGCACGACGCGCGCAAGGCCGGCAAGCGGCACCGCTACGCGGTCGAGCTCGCGCTGCCCGTGCTGGACGCCGACGGCGACGTGGCCGTCGAACGCGGCCGGGCCCTGCAGGACGCCCTCGGCGAGCTGCAGGACGCGCACGTCGCCCACGCCCTGCTCGACCGGCTCGCCGACGGCGCCGACGAGGTCGCGCGCCCCGCGCTCCGGGCGCTCGCCGACCGCGAGGCCGAGCGCGTGACCGACACGACCGCGCTCCTCCGGCACATCGACTGA